The Uruburuella testudinis genome window below encodes:
- the nirD gene encoding nitrite reductase small subunit NirD, translating into MTQWHPVGTTADFPEDGGACAEVAGKQIAVFHFARRGKWYATDNLCPHKQQMALARGMLGSVCDESGKHIPKVACPFHKKTYSLEDGRCLSGDDYQIGVYPVKVENGAVFVAV; encoded by the coding sequence ATGACCCAATGGCACCCGGTCGGCACCACCGCCGATTTTCCCGAAGACGGCGGCGCCTGCGCCGAAGTAGCCGGCAAACAGATTGCCGTGTTCCATTTTGCCCGCCGCGGCAAATGGTATGCCACCGACAACCTCTGCCCGCACAAACAGCAAATGGCGCTGGCACGCGGCATGCTGGGCTCGGTATGCGATGAATCGGGCAAGCATATCCCCAAAGTGGCCTGCCCGTTCCACAAAAAAACCTATTCGCTTGAAGACGGCCGCTGCCTCTCCGGCGATGATTATCAAATCGGCGTATACCCCGTGAAAGTGGAAAACGGCGCAGTGTTTGTTGCCGTATAA